A single window of Cyanobium sp. AMD-g DNA harbors:
- a CDS encoding four-carbon acid sugar kinase family protein, with protein sequence MAQATVDSGPDLKIVVIDDDPTGSQTVHGCPLLLRWDAETLAAGLAHPSPLLFLLANTRALGPAAAAERVRGICRALRPALQEAVACGRIAGWLVVSRGDSTLRGHFPLEVDVINEELGPFDATLLVPAFLEGGRTTVDGVHRLHGQPVHESPFAQDGLFAYTTSHLPDWVEEKSGGRIPAAVVDRIGWRELDMGGVPLLRHLASLQGNGCVAVDGASAPQLATLAAAVRALVVSGDATRDARPRRFLFQSAASLIQALAGLPPQPLAPAALAALRRRRGERPLPGLVLVGSHVPLADRQLERLLAEPGCVGVELEVAKVQRLLEGPEPMRLLASLELAWGQRLAEVLAGGHTPVLFTSRGEARCRHDQERRALGLALAGVMARLAAAVAPDLGYLISKGGITTHTLLADGLALEQVELQGQLLPGLSLVLAAPDTDQEPLPVLTFPGNLGDDGTLREAWRWLEAQDGPP encoded by the coding sequence ATGGCGCAGGCGACCGTCGATTCCGGGCCCGATCTCAAGATCGTCGTCATCGATGACGACCCCACCGGCTCCCAGACCGTGCACGGCTGTCCGCTGCTGCTGCGCTGGGACGCCGAGACCCTGGCCGCCGGCCTGGCCCACCCGTCGCCGCTGCTGTTCCTCCTGGCCAACACCCGGGCCCTGGGCCCGGCGGCGGCGGCCGAGCGGGTGCGCGGGATCTGCCGCGCCCTGCGGCCAGCCCTGCAGGAGGCGGTGGCCTGCGGCCGCATCGCTGGCTGGCTGGTGGTGAGCCGGGGCGATTCCACCCTGCGGGGCCACTTCCCGCTGGAGGTGGATGTGATCAACGAGGAGCTCGGCCCCTTCGACGCCACCCTGCTGGTGCCGGCCTTTCTGGAGGGGGGGCGCACCACCGTGGATGGGGTGCATCGGCTCCACGGCCAGCCTGTGCATGAGAGCCCGTTCGCCCAGGACGGTCTGTTTGCCTACACCACCAGCCATCTGCCGGACTGGGTGGAGGAGAAAAGTGGTGGCCGCATTCCGGCTGCCGTGGTGGACCGGATCGGCTGGCGGGAGCTGGACATGGGTGGCGTCCCCCTGCTGCGCCACCTGGCAAGCCTGCAGGGCAATGGCTGCGTGGCGGTGGATGGGGCCTCCGCCCCGCAGCTGGCGACCCTGGCCGCTGCGGTGCGCGCCCTGGTGGTCTCCGGCGACGCCACTCGCGATGCAAGGCCCCGCCGCTTCCTGTTCCAGAGCGCCGCCAGCCTGATCCAGGCCCTGGCGGGCTTGCCCCCCCAGCCACTGGCGCCAGCCGCCCTGGCGGCCCTGCGCCGCCGCCGCGGCGAGCGGCCCCTGCCGGGGCTGGTGCTGGTGGGCTCCCATGTGCCCCTGGCCGACCGCCAGCTGGAGCGCTTACTGGCGGAACCCGGTTGCGTCGGGGTGGAACTGGAGGTGGCCAAGGTCCAGCGGTTGCTGGAGGGTCCAGAGCCCATGCGGTTGCTGGCTTCGCTGGAGCTGGCCTGGGGGCAGCGGCTGGCGGAGGTGCTGGCCGGCGGCCACACGCCGGTGCTGTTCACCAGCCGTGGCGAGGCCCGCTGTCGCCACGATCAGGAGCGCCGGGCGCTGGGCCTGGCCCTGGCGGGGGTGATGGCGCGGCTGGCGGCGGCCGTTGCCCCTGATCTGGGCTATCTGATCAGCAAGGGGGGGATCACCACCCACACCCTGCTGGCCGATGGGCTGGCCCTGGAGCAGGTGGAGCTCCAGGGCCAGCTGCTGCCAGGCCTCTCCCTGGTGCTGGCCGCCCCAGACACCGATCAGGAGCCCCTGCCCGTGCTCACCTTCCCCGGCAACCTGGGCGATGACGGCACCCTGCGGGAGGCGTGGCGATGGCTGGAGGCTCAGGACGGGCCGCCGTAG
- a CDS encoding (Fe-S)-binding protein, translating to MSLPFIAADPCVHCGFCLPTCASYRVLATEMDSPRGRIHALKAIDAGELVLDATVAKHFDSCLGCFACVTACPAGVRYDQLIETMRPRLNAPELRSPAQRAFRRLIFALLPYPQRLRGLLAPLRGYAGTPLQALARRSGLTRLFGPQVAAMEKLLPPLPMQSFRDDWPVLVPAQGPRRRRVGLVLGCVQRVFEPGVNAAAIRVLAANGIEVVIPPDQGCCGAMTHHQGELPQTRELATALVASFEAVIGPGRAAGTEPLDALLVAASGCGHTMKSYGEILGSRHALLGTVADIQEFLDEVGLSDSFQAALRPLPHNDGTAASAERPLELAYHDACHQLHGQGLAAQPRRLLGRIPHVRIREASEAGVCCGSAGIYNLVQPEEAAELGRIKAADLSGTGAELAVSANIGCTLQIRQAMEGQGRPLPVLHPIELLDRSYGGPS from the coding sequence ATGAGCCTTCCGTTCATCGCCGCCGACCCGTGCGTCCACTGCGGCTTCTGCCTGCCCACCTGCGCCAGCTACCGGGTGCTGGCCACCGAAATGGACTCCCCCCGGGGACGGATCCATGCCCTCAAGGCGATCGACGCCGGGGAGCTGGTGCTGGATGCCACGGTGGCGAAGCATTTCGACAGCTGCCTGGGCTGCTTCGCCTGTGTCACCGCCTGCCCGGCGGGCGTGCGCTACGACCAACTCATCGAGACCATGCGGCCGCGGCTGAACGCGCCCGAGCTGCGCAGCCCGGCGCAGCGGGCCTTCCGGCGGCTGATCTTCGCCCTGCTCCCCTACCCCCAGCGGCTGCGGGGCCTGCTGGCGCCCCTGCGGGGCTACGCCGGCACACCCCTGCAGGCCCTGGCACGCCGCAGCGGCCTCACCCGGCTGTTCGGGCCCCAGGTCGCGGCGATGGAGAAGCTCCTGCCGCCACTGCCGATGCAGTCCTTCCGCGACGACTGGCCCGTGCTGGTGCCGGCCCAGGGGCCCCGCCGGCGACGGGTCGGGCTGGTGCTCGGCTGTGTCCAGCGCGTCTTTGAGCCAGGGGTGAACGCCGCCGCCATCCGGGTGCTGGCCGCCAACGGCATTGAGGTGGTGATCCCCCCCGACCAGGGCTGCTGCGGGGCCATGACCCACCACCAGGGGGAACTGCCCCAGACCCGGGAGCTGGCGACCGCCCTGGTGGCCAGCTTCGAGGCGGTGATCGGCCCGGGACGGGCGGCGGGGACCGAACCCCTCGATGCCCTGCTGGTGGCGGCCTCGGGCTGCGGCCACACCATGAAGTCCTACGGGGAGATCCTCGGCAGCCGCCATGCGCTGCTGGGCACGGTGGCCGACATCCAGGAATTCCTCGATGAGGTCGGGCTCAGCGACAGCTTCCAGGCGGCGTTGCGGCCGCTCCCGCACAACGACGGCACGGCCGCCAGTGCGGAGCGCCCCCTGGAGTTGGCCTACCACGATGCCTGCCACCAGTTGCACGGCCAGGGCCTGGCGGCCCAGCCCCGTCGCCTGCTGGGCCGTATCCCCCATGTGCGGATCCGCGAAGCCAGCGAAGCCGGCGTCTGCTGCGGCAGCGCCGGCATCTACAACCTCGTCCAGCCGGAGGAAGCCGCCGAGCTGGGCCGGATCAAGGCCGCGGATCTGAGCGGCACCGGCGCCGAGCTGGCGGTGAGCGCCAACATCGGCTGCACGCTCCAGATCCGCCAGGCGATGGAGGGGCAGGGGCGGCCGCTGCCGGTGCTCCATCCGATCGAGCTGCTGGATCGCAGCTACGGCGGCCCGTCCTGA
- a CDS encoding NADP-dependent isocitrate dehydrogenase yields MATYEKLTVPASGTAIRFEGGQPIVPNDPIIPFIRGDGTGVDIWPATQRVLDAAVAKAYGGERRIEWFKVYAGDEACELYGTYQYLPQDTLTAIEEFGVAIKGPLTTPIGGGIRSLNVALRQIFDLYCCVRPCRYYDGTPSPHKRPQDLDVVVYRENTEDIYMGIEWEASDPVCIELIAHLNDTVIPANGKLGKRRIPEGAGIGIKPVSKAGTQRHVRKAIRHALGLEGAKRHVTLVHKGNIMKFTEGAFRDWGYEVATTEFRDQCITERESWILGNLEEKPGLSIEDNARLIEPGYDSLTPEKKAAVDAEVTAVLDAIGSSHGGGQWKQMVMVDDRIADSIFQQIQTRPQEYSVLCTLNLNGDYISDAAAAVVGGLGMAPGANIGDNAAIFEATHGTAPKHAGLDRINPGSVILSGVMMLEYLGWQEAADLITQGISAAIANKEVTYDLARLMEPRAESVSCSGFAEAVVRHFGG; encoded by the coding sequence ATGGCCACATACGAGAAGCTCACCGTCCCGGCCAGCGGCACGGCGATCCGTTTTGAGGGCGGCCAGCCGATCGTTCCCAACGACCCGATCATTCCCTTCATCCGCGGCGATGGCACCGGCGTGGACATCTGGCCGGCCACCCAGCGGGTGCTGGATGCGGCTGTGGCCAAGGCCTACGGCGGTGAACGCCGCATCGAGTGGTTCAAGGTCTATGCCGGCGATGAGGCCTGCGAGCTGTATGGCACCTACCAGTACCTCCCCCAGGACACCCTGACGGCGATCGAGGAGTTCGGGGTGGCGATCAAGGGCCCCCTCACCACCCCGATCGGCGGCGGCATCCGCTCCCTGAACGTGGCCCTGCGCCAGATCTTCGATCTGTACTGCTGCGTGCGGCCCTGCCGCTACTACGACGGCACCCCCAGCCCCCACAAGCGGCCCCAGGACCTGGATGTGGTGGTCTATCGGGAGAACACCGAAGACATCTACATGGGGATCGAATGGGAGGCCAGCGATCCTGTCTGCATCGAGCTGATCGCCCACCTCAACGACACGGTGATCCCCGCCAACGGCAAGCTGGGCAAGCGCCGCATCCCCGAGGGGGCCGGCATCGGCATCAAGCCGGTGAGCAAGGCCGGCACCCAGCGCCACGTGCGCAAGGCCATCCGGCACGCCCTGGGCCTGGAGGGCGCCAAGCGCCACGTGACCCTGGTGCACAAGGGCAACATCATGAAGTTCACCGAAGGGGCCTTCCGCGACTGGGGCTACGAGGTGGCCACCACGGAATTCCGTGACCAGTGCATCACCGAACGGGAGAGCTGGATCCTGGGGAACCTGGAGGAGAAGCCGGGGCTGAGCATCGAGGACAACGCCCGGCTGATCGAACCCGGCTACGACAGCCTCACCCCCGAAAAGAAGGCGGCCGTGGACGCGGAGGTGACGGCCGTTCTCGACGCCATCGGCAGCAGCCACGGCGGCGGCCAGTGGAAGCAGATGGTGATGGTCGACGACCGCATCGCCGACAGCATCTTCCAGCAGATCCAGACCCGGCCCCAGGAGTACTCGGTGCTCTGCACCCTCAACCTCAACGGCGACTACATCTCCGATGCGGCGGCGGCGGTGGTGGGCGGTCTGGGCATGGCGCCGGGGGCCAACATCGGGGATAACGCGGCGATCTTCGAGGCCACCCACGGCACAGCGCCCAAACATGCCGGCCTCGACCGGATCAACCCGGGATCGGTGATCCTCTCCGGCGTGATGATGCTCGAGTACTTGGGCTGGCAGGAAGCCGCCGACCTGATCACCCAGGGGATCAGCGCCGCCATCGCCAACAAGGAGGTCACCTACGACCTGGCCCGGCTGATGGAGCCCCGTGCCGAGTCCGTGAGTTGCTCGGGCTTCGCCGAAGCGGTGGTGCGCCACTTCGGGGGGTGA
- a CDS encoding heme oxygenase (biliverdin-producing), with the protein MPVALASQLREGTKKAHTMAENTGFVSCFLKGVVDKASYRTLVADLWFVYSAMEEEIGKLVDHPVVGPIASPALNRRESLEADLTFYFGGDWRQQIRATPGAQEYVARLHQVARECPELLVGHHYTRYIGDLSGGQILKNIAQKAMNLGEHDGLRFYEFDAIDDEKAFKATYRLTLDSLPIDQAMADRIVAEANEAFHCNMKMFQELEGNLVAAIGKVLFGFLTRRSRTGSTEAVPA; encoded by the coding sequence ATGCCCGTCGCCCTTGCTTCCCAACTCCGTGAGGGAACGAAGAAAGCCCACACGATGGCCGAGAACACCGGTTTCGTGAGCTGTTTCCTCAAGGGAGTCGTCGACAAGGCCAGCTACCGCACCCTGGTGGCCGACCTGTGGTTCGTCTACAGCGCCATGGAAGAGGAGATCGGCAAGCTGGTCGACCACCCGGTCGTCGGTCCGATCGCCTCACCGGCCCTGAATCGCCGCGAGTCCCTCGAGGCCGATCTCACCTTCTACTTCGGTGGCGACTGGCGCCAGCAGATCCGCGCCACCCCCGGGGCCCAGGAGTACGTGGCCCGTCTTCACCAGGTGGCGCGGGAGTGCCCCGAACTGCTGGTCGGCCACCACTACACCCGCTACATCGGCGACCTCTCCGGCGGCCAGATCCTCAAGAACATCGCCCAGAAGGCGATGAATCTGGGTGAGCACGATGGCCTGCGCTTCTACGAATTCGACGCCATCGATGACGAGAAGGCCTTCAAAGCCACCTACCGGCTCACCCTCGACAGCCTGCCCATCGACCAGGCCATGGCCGACCGGATCGTGGCCGAGGCCAACGAAGCCTTCCACTGCAACATGAAGATGTTCCAGGAGCTGGAGGGCAACCTGGTGGCCGCGATCGGCAAGGTGCTGTTCGGCTTCCTCACCCGCCGTTCCCGCACCGGCAGCACAGAGGCCGTGCCCGCCTAG